The genomic interval CGTCGCCTTCAAAAAGTATTTTCTTCAATTTCTTGATGTATTCTCTCAAGACATTAAATATAGCATCATCTTTTTTCATGGCTTTTGCATCAATCAATGCGTCAACTTCAATTTTGAAATCTTTTAATTGTTTGGCAACAATGGTATTTAAAGTAGTCATCGCATTCGAACAATTTGCAGACGAACCAACGGCGCGAAATTCAAATTTATTACCTGTAAAGGCAAAAGGTGAAGTTCTATTTCTATCAGTATTATCCAAAATCACTTCTGGAATTTTCCCAACCACATTTAATTTTAAGTCAGTTTTTTCTTCTGGAGACAATTTTCCTTTTGTAACTTCTTTTAACTCGTTCAAAACTTTAGTCAATTGCCCCCCAATAAATACTGAAATAATTGCTGGAGGTGCTTCATTTGCACCTAATCTATGATCGTTACTTGCTGTTGCAATAGACGAACGCAATAACGATTCATAATCATTAACTGCTTTGATGGTATTGATAAAAAAGGTCAAAAATTGTAAGTTAGTCATTGGTGTTTTACTAGGACTCAATAAGTTTATCCCAGTATCAGTAGCTAATGACCAGTTGTTATGTTTACCAGAACCGTTTACTCCTTTAAATGGTTTTTCGTGTAACAACACTTTAAACTGATGTCTTTCAGCTACTTTTTGCATCACATCCATTAACAAGCAGTTGTGGTCAACAGCTAAATTCGTTTCTTCAAAAATAGGTGCAAATTCAAATTGATTTGGCGCTACCTCGTTATGACGTGTTTTTACAGGAATCCCAAGCAACATACATTCTTGCTCTAAATCCCTCATATATACTAAGGCACGCGTAGGAATCGCTCCAAAATAATGATCATCTAATTGTTGTCCTTTTGCAGAAGTATGCCCCAATAAGGTTCTTCCTGTCATCATAATATCCGGACGAGATTCGGCCAAGGCTTTATCTATTAGGAAATATTCTTGCTCCCATCCTAGGGTTGCAGTTACTTTTTTGACGTTTTTATCAAAATATTTACAAACTTCAGTAGCGGCTTCATCAATGGCTGACAAGGCTCTCAAAAGTGGAATTTTATTATCTAAAGCTTCTCCAGTATAGGATATAAAAACAGTAGGAATACACAAAGTAGTTCCAAAAATAAATGCTGGCGATGTTGGATCCCAAGCCGTATAGCCACGAGCTTCAAATGTATTACGGATTCCTCCGTTTGGAAAACTAGAAGCATCTGGTTCTTGTTGCACCAATTGAGCTCCACCAAATTTTTCAACAGATTCACTTCCGTCAAATGACGTTTCAAAAAAGGCGTCGTGCTTTTCAGCAGTAGCACCTGTTAAGGGCTGAAACCAGTGTGTATAATGGGTTACCCCTTTAGATAATGCCCATTCTTTCATTCCCATAGCAATATAATCCGCTAATTTTCTATCAATTTTAGTTCCATGCTGATTTGCACCTTGAACCGCTTTGTAAGCATCTGAAGTCAGATATTGCTTCATTGCTTTTTGATTAAAAACATTAGTACCAAAAATGGCTGATTTCCTTCCAGATTCCTCAAAATGAACTGGTTTTCTTGCTGAAGCTTCTCTTAAAGCCTGAAAACGAATTGTTGACATAAAATTTACTTATTTCAAGATGAATTATATAATTTGCACAAATATAACAAACAATTAGTGGTAATGTTTATAATGACCAAATCAGTTCCTTATTTTTTACAAAATTATTCATCAGACCCCCTCAAAATGATTATTTCTAAAATATCCCCCATGAAAATTGCAAGAATCAAAAAAATAAGTACCAATTGAACATTTTATACCCCCTAATTTTTACCTCTAAAAAAAATTCTTTACATTTGCACTGTTTAAAAATCATAAATAATTTAAAACATTATGGCTAAAATAAAATTAGAATACCTTTGGTTAGATGGATATGTACCAACTCAAAATCTAAGAAGTAAAACTAAAGTTGAAGAGCACGATAACTTTCAAGGAACATTAGAAGAGATCGGAGACTGGTCTTTTGACGGTTCATCTACTAAGCAAGCTGAAGGTGGATCTTCTGATTGCCTTTTAGTACCAGTCGCTATTTACACAGATCCAGATCGTATCAACGGATACTTAGTTATGTGTGAAGTTATGAATGCTGATGGAACACCACACGCTTCAAACGGTAGAGCTACTATCAATGATGATAATGACGATTTCTGGTTTGGTTTCGAACAAGAATATTTCATCATGGACACTAAAACTTTATTACCATTAGGATTCCCTATTGGTGGTTACCCTGCTCCACAAGGTATGTACTACTGTTCAGTAGGTGGAAAAAACACTCACGGTAGAGCTATTGTAGAAAAGCATGCTGACTTATGTATTGATGCAGGTCTAAACTTTGAAGGTATCAACCAAGAGGTTGCTGCTGGTCAATGGGAATACCAATTATTTGCAAAAGGAGCTAAAAAAGCAGGTGATGAAATCTGGGTTTCTAGATACTTACTAGATCGTTTGACTGAAAAACATGGTTACTATATTGAATACCACCCAAAACCGTTAGGTGATACTGACTGGAATGGTTCTGGTATGCATGCTAATTTCTCTAACAACGTTTTAAGAACATGTGGAGATAGAGCGACTTTCGAAAAAATTTGTGAGGCTTTCCGTCCCGTAACTAAAGAGCATATTGCTGTTTACGGTGCTCATAATGAAGAACGTTTAACTGGTAAACATGAAACTGCATCTATCCACGATTTCTCTTATGGAATTTCTGATAGAGGATGTTCAATCCGTATTCCTTTGATGGTTGTTCAAAAAGGATGGAAAGGATGGTTGGAAGACAGAAGACCAGCATCTAACGGTGACCCATACAAAATTGCTGCAAGAATCATCAAAACAGTTAACTCTGCTTTGTAATTTTTTCTTCATAAATATAAAAGTGCCTTCAAAATTTTTGAAGGCACTTTTTTTATGCTTTAAACTCAAACCAACCTCTGAGTTACCCAAGTTGCTAACACTAGATTTTTAACTATTATTTATGTAGACAGCTAGCGAAGCAGATTTCTACAGGTTAAAAATTAACACATTGAGTCATAAGAACCAAACAGGCTGAACTTTATACCTAATTTGCTAAAACATAAGGTGTTTTATTTGTAAATTAGCATTGGATACTACAAAAACCATTAACTAAATATATGTATTATGAAAAACCTAAGTCTATTTTGTTTACTGTTAATTTGTTTTGGATTCGAAAGTTGCAAAAAAAATGAAACTAAAAAAACCGTTGAAGCTACAGAAGCCCTAACTGAAAAACCAATAAGCACAGAGTGCTACAAAGCTCTTTATGAAAAAGACACACTTGACTTAACAATCAATACTTTAAAAAATGGGGAAATAAGTGGCACAATGGAGATGCAAATTTTAAATATGCCAAAAAAAGTTGGGGAAATTGTCGGCGAATTTCGTGGTGATACATTATTTGCCAGCTACACCTTTACGCAGGGAGCAAATAAAGAGATTACATTTAAAAACCCTATGGCTTTTCTAAAACGAGGAAAAGAACTCATTTTAGGTAATGGAAAAATAGAAAATTATATGGGCGCTTCATATTTTGTTAAAGGAGAACCTATTGATTTTGAACGCGTGAAATATAAATTTACAACTGTTGATTGCGTTGACAACTAACAGGCAAAAATAAGGATGAGTAAAACTTTTATATCGAGGAGCTATCCCCTCCGTTGGTATAAACCGATTTCAGGATAAGACAATTTTAAGAATCATCATCAGTTAATTATAAGTTTAAAAGTGCTTTCAGATTTTTCGAAAGCACTTTTTTTTTTGCACTTAATTATTCTCTTTTTAATCCGCTAAAACACAAAAATTCTACAATCAAAAAAGTATCTTTGAGCAAATAATAAAACTCATTATTATGATTGTTTGGATTTGTTTTTTAAGCGCTATCTTATTATTCTTAGCATTAGATCTTGGTGTTTTCAATAAAACGCCTCATGTAATTAGCTCTAAAGAAGCTGGAAAATGGACTGCCATTTGGGTTTCATTGTCTTTTGTTTTTTCGGCTGTTATCTATTGGTTGTATGATAACAATTATGTAGCGAATCCTGATCAATTAAAACCCGCTGTAGCATCCATGAAATATATTACAGGATACCTCATCGAACTTTCTTTGAGCGTTGATAATATATTTGTAATCGCTATTATTTTTTCCGCTTTTAAAATCCCTAAAAAATATCAGCATAGAGTGTTATTTTGGGGAATTATAGGCGCTATTATTTTTAGAGGCGCCATGATCTATTTTGGAGTACTTATCATCAATAAATTTGCCTGGACGACTTATATATTTGGTGCTTTTCTGGTCTATACTGCAATGAAAATGTTATTTTCCAAAGAAGACGAGGCACAGTTTAACCCTAAAAAATCATTTGTTTATCGCTATTTACGAAAACTAACTCCTATAACTACTCAAATTGATGGGGAACATTTTTTTGTTAAAAGAAGACATATAAAAGCCGCTACACCTTTATTTGTTGCTTTAATTGTTATTGAAGTCATGGATGTGATTTTTGCTCTAGACAGTGTTCCTGCTATTTTAGCAATCACCTCTGACCCGTTTTTAGTTTTTAGTTCAAACATATTTGCAATTCTAGGATTGCGTTCCATGTATTTCTTTTTGGCTAATATGCTAGAAAGATTTAGCTACCTAGAATATAGTTTGATTGCTATTTTGAGTTTTGTGGGAATCAAAATGTTAGTTCATAATTTTGTTACAATACCTGAATGGGCCTCCTTAGCATTTATTGCCATAGCACTCATAACAGGAATTATTGTTTCCTTACGGATCAACAAAAAAGAAAACAATCAGTAATCAAATTTCTTCATAAAAAAAAGAGCCATATGGCTCTTTTTTTTATGGAGAAATTATATAAGTTTAAAATTCTATTTTTTGGATTTCTTTATCTTTAAGATTTAATGTTGCTATAACCTCGTTATAGTTTGTTATATCAACCGATTTTGAAAAACTACCTGGAACAATTACAATTCTCAAAACTTGACTCAACCTAAAGTCAGTCGAAACAGATCCTAAATCATTCCCTACCATATAGACGTTGATACTATATTTAGTAAAATCATATCGGTAACCAAAATCTAAAGATCCGTTGCTAAAGTAAAAACTTTCAGGCATCAATTTCCAAACATCA from Flavobacterium ovatum carries:
- a CDS encoding glutamine synthetase III, yielding MSTIRFQALREASARKPVHFEESGRKSAIFGTNVFNQKAMKQYLTSDAYKAVQGANQHGTKIDRKLADYIAMGMKEWALSKGVTHYTHWFQPLTGATAEKHDAFFETSFDGSESVEKFGGAQLVQQEPDASSFPNGGIRNTFEARGYTAWDPTSPAFIFGTTLCIPTVFISYTGEALDNKIPLLRALSAIDEAATEVCKYFDKNVKKVTATLGWEQEYFLIDKALAESRPDIMMTGRTLLGHTSAKGQQLDDHYFGAIPTRALVYMRDLEQECMLLGIPVKTRHNEVAPNQFEFAPIFEETNLAVDHNCLLMDVMQKVAERHQFKVLLHEKPFKGVNGSGKHNNWSLATDTGINLLSPSKTPMTNLQFLTFFINTIKAVNDYESLLRSSIATASNDHRLGANEAPPAIISVFIGGQLTKVLNELKEVTKGKLSPEEKTDLKLNVVGKIPEVILDNTDRNRTSPFAFTGNKFEFRAVGSSANCSNAMTTLNTIVAKQLKDFKIEVDALIDAKAMKKDDAIFNVLREYIKKLKKILFEGDGYSLAWEEEAAKRGLSNFKTTPEALKAKISKEALELFSEMGIMNQIEVEARYEIELEEYVKKIQIESRVLGDIATNHVTPTAIRYQNTLIENVKGLKDIFGTEFETIAKEQIRLIRNISKHIEGINSKVVEMTNERKKANVLTDAQQMAEAYCNNVKPYFEIIREHCDKLELLVDNELWTLTKYRELLLTK
- a CDS encoding glutamine synthetase beta-grasp domain-containing protein — encoded protein: MAKIKLEYLWLDGYVPTQNLRSKTKVEEHDNFQGTLEEIGDWSFDGSSTKQAEGGSSDCLLVPVAIYTDPDRINGYLVMCEVMNADGTPHASNGRATINDDNDDFWFGFEQEYFIMDTKTLLPLGFPIGGYPAPQGMYYCSVGGKNTHGRAIVEKHADLCIDAGLNFEGINQEVAAGQWEYQLFAKGAKKAGDEIWVSRYLLDRLTEKHGYYIEYHPKPLGDTDWNGSGMHANFSNNVLRTCGDRATFEKICEAFRPVTKEHIAVYGAHNEERLTGKHETASIHDFSYGISDRGCSIRIPLMVVQKGWKGWLEDRRPASNGDPYKIAARIIKTVNSAL
- a CDS encoding TerC family protein — encoded protein: MIVWICFLSAILLFLALDLGVFNKTPHVISSKEAGKWTAIWVSLSFVFSAVIYWLYDNNYVANPDQLKPAVASMKYITGYLIELSLSVDNIFVIAIIFSAFKIPKKYQHRVLFWGIIGAIIFRGAMIYFGVLIINKFAWTTYIFGAFLVYTAMKMLFSKEDEAQFNPKKSFVYRYLRKLTPITTQIDGEHFFVKRRHIKAATPLFVALIVIEVMDVIFALDSVPAILAITSDPFLVFSSNIFAILGLRSMYFFLANMLERFSYLEYSLIAILSFVGIKMLVHNFVTIPEWASLAFIAIALITGIIVSLRINKKENNQ